A stretch of Bacteroidota bacterium DNA encodes these proteins:
- a CDS encoding RNA-binding S4 domain-containing protein: MSDIRIDKWLWAVRIFKTRSIATEECKKNRVLVNNVIAKPAHIIKLNDIIMVRKPPVIYTFRVKGLLENRVSAKLVPDFLENLTPDEELKKLEPVKNGFFYARDRGTGRPTKKDRRDMEEFLDYD, from the coding sequence ATGAGTGATATTCGTATTGATAAGTGGTTGTGGGCTGTGAGAATTTTTAAGACCCGTAGTATTGCCACGGAGGAATGTAAAAAAAACAGGGTCCTGGTGAATAATGTGATTGCGAAACCTGCCCATATCATTAAACTGAATGATATCATTATGGTTCGCAAACCTCCGGTAATTTATACTTTCAGAGTGAAAGGCCTGCTTGAAAACAGGGTCTCGGCCAAACTTGTTCCCGATTTTCTGGAAAACCTTACTCCTGATGAAGAACTGAAAAAACTGGAACCGGTTAAAAATGGTTTCTTTTATGCCCGGGACAGGGGTACTGGCCGGCCTACCAAAAAAGACCGCCGCGATATGGAAGAATTCCTTGATTACGACTAA
- a CDS encoding ribonuclease H-like domain-containing protein has protein sequence MLDDYKLENILFLDIETVPAYAGFEDVPEVFRKLWDKKSSNFRNDEESASDVYQRAGIYAEFGKVVCISCGIIVLRDQKKFFRLKSFYGDDEKQILLGFNGMLLKFASNRKVQLCAHNGKEFDFPFLARRMLVNQIALPEILDIAGKKPWEVNFLDTLELWKFGDYKHYTSLELLTNLFGIPSPKDDIDGSQVADVYY, from the coding sequence ATGCTTGATGATTATAAACTTGAAAATATTCTGTTTCTCGACATCGAAACAGTGCCGGCTTATGCTGGCTTTGAGGATGTCCCGGAAGTGTTTCGGAAATTGTGGGATAAAAAATCCTCTAATTTCAGAAACGATGAGGAATCAGCATCCGATGTATACCAACGGGCAGGCATTTATGCCGAATTTGGCAAAGTTGTCTGCATCTCCTGTGGCATCATTGTTTTAAGGGATCAAAAAAAGTTTTTCCGACTGAAATCATTTTATGGCGATGACGAAAAGCAAATTCTGCTTGGTTTTAACGGAATGCTTCTGAAATTTGCATCCAACCGCAAAGTGCAATTATGTGCGCATAATGGCAAAGAGTTCGATTTTCCTTTTCTGGCCCGCCGTATGCTGGTCAACCAGATTGCCCTTCCTGAAATTCTGGATATTGCCGGGAAAAAGCCTTGGGAGGTAAATTTTCTGGACACCCTTGAATTATGGAAGTTCGGTGATTATAAGCACTATACCTCCCTTGAATTGTTAACAAACTTATTCGGTATCCCTTCCCCTAAAGATGATATTGACGGGAGCCAGGTGGCTGATGTTTATTAT